One window of Quercus robur chromosome 5, dhQueRobu3.1, whole genome shotgun sequence genomic DNA carries:
- the LOC126725325 gene encoding putative disease resistance RPP13-like protein 1, with product MKLESNIEKVLDRLESLVTQTNVIGLRAGVEGKSSQRVPTTSVLKETRIYGRDDDKEPIVNLLISNYAKTNDHPCVIHIVGMGGIGKTTLARLIYNDQRITKHFRLRYWVCVSEEFDVLKITKLILEAVTLQICDTTDFNMIQTTLKESLIGKKFLLVLTGHSAHGQLLLDLLNEVAAIRVELAATRGASPPAPPLDQP from the coding sequence ATGAAACTAGAATCAAACATAGAAAAAGTCCTCGATAGGCTGGAATCTCTAGTTACACAAACAAATGTTATAGGCCTGAGAGCAGGTGTTGAAGGGAAATCTTCCCAAAGAGTTCCCACAACTTCTGTACTAAAAGAAACTAGAATTTATGGTAGGGATGATGATAAAGAGCCAATAGTCAACTTGTTAATCTCAAATTATGCAAAAACCAATGACCACCCCTGTGTGATTCACATAGTGGGCATGGGTGGGATTGGCAAGACCACCCTTGCTCGACTTATCTACAATGATCAAAGAATCACTAAACATTTTCGCCTTAGAtattgggtttgtgtttctgaAGAATTTGATGTGCTTAAGATCACAAAATTAATTCTTGAGGCTGTCACTTTACAAATATGTGACACTACAGACTTTAATATGATTCAAACTACATTGAAGGAGAGTTTGATAGGAAAAAAGTTTTTACTAGTTCTTACAGGTCATTCAGCACATGGACAGCTGCTCTTGGATTTGCTCAATGAGGTTGCTGCCATACGAGTTGAGCTTGCTGCCACTAGAGGTGCCTCTCCACCAGCTCCACCCTTGGATCAGCcatga